A genomic window from Streptomyces sp. HUAS YS2 includes:
- the aroH gene encoding chorismate mutase → MAVRAVRGAVQLDRDDAGHMDEQVGELLTAVLERNGLTADDLISIWFTATPDLHSDFPAAAARRLGIVDVPLICAQELDIAGAMPRVVRLLAHIESDLPKSRIAHVYLGAAAALRKDIAQ, encoded by the coding sequence GTGGCGGTACGAGCCGTCCGGGGCGCGGTCCAGTTGGACCGCGACGACGCCGGACACATGGACGAGCAGGTCGGGGAGCTGCTCACCGCCGTCCTGGAGCGCAACGGACTGACCGCCGACGACCTGATCAGCATCTGGTTCACGGCCACGCCCGACCTGCACAGCGACTTCCCGGCCGCCGCCGCCCGCCGGCTCGGCATCGTCGACGTGCCCCTCATCTGCGCCCAGGAACTCGACATCGCGGGCGCCATGCCCCGTGTCGTCCGCCTCCTCGCGCACATCGAGTCCGACCTGCCCAAGTCCCGGATCGCGCACGTCTACCTCGGCGCCGCGGCCGCCCTGCGCAAGGACATCGCCCAGTGA
- the der gene encoding ribosome biogenesis GTPase Der, with protein sequence MNDQHDHGALGDAEYAEFMELAAGEGFDVEDVEGAIEEAGHGPLPVLAVVGRPNVGKSTLVNRIIGRREAVVEDKPGVTRDRVTYEAEWAGRRFKVVDTGGWEQDVLGIDASVAAQAEYAIEAADACVFVVDATVGATDTDEAVVKLLRRAGKPVVLCANKVDGPSGEADATALWSLGLGEPYPVSSLHGRGTGDMLDAVLEALPEAPAQTFGNAIGGPRRIALIGRPNVGKSSLLNKVAGEDRVVVNELAGTTRDPVDELIELGGITWKFVDTAGIRKKVHLQEGADYYASLRTAAAVEKAEVAVVLIDTTDNISVQDQRIITMAVESGRALVIAYNKWDELDEERRYYLEREIETEMQQVAWAPRVNVSAKTGRHMDKLVPAIETALAGWETRVPTGRLNAFLGELVAAHPHPIRGGKQPRILFGTQAGTKPPRFVLFASGFLEAGYRRFVERRLREEFGFEGTPIHISVRVREKRGRKK encoded by the coding sequence ATGAACGACCAGCACGACCACGGGGCACTTGGCGACGCCGAGTACGCGGAGTTCATGGAGCTCGCCGCGGGAGAGGGCTTCGACGTCGAGGACGTCGAGGGCGCGATCGAGGAGGCCGGGCACGGCCCGCTCCCCGTCCTCGCCGTCGTCGGCCGTCCGAATGTCGGCAAGTCGACCCTGGTGAACCGGATCATCGGCCGCCGCGAGGCCGTCGTCGAGGACAAGCCGGGCGTCACCCGCGACCGCGTCACCTACGAGGCCGAATGGGCCGGCCGCCGCTTCAAGGTCGTCGACACCGGCGGCTGGGAGCAGGACGTCCTCGGCATCGACGCCTCCGTCGCCGCCCAGGCCGAGTACGCCATCGAGGCCGCCGACGCCTGTGTCTTCGTCGTGGACGCCACCGTGGGCGCCACCGACACCGACGAGGCCGTCGTCAAGCTGCTGCGCCGGGCCGGCAAGCCCGTAGTGCTCTGCGCCAACAAGGTCGACGGCCCCTCCGGCGAGGCCGACGCCACCGCGCTGTGGTCGCTCGGCCTCGGCGAGCCGTACCCGGTCTCCTCGCTGCACGGCCGCGGCACCGGCGACATGCTCGACGCCGTCCTGGAGGCCCTGCCCGAGGCCCCCGCGCAGACCTTCGGCAACGCGATCGGCGGCCCGCGCCGGATCGCCCTGATCGGCCGTCCGAACGTCGGCAAGTCCTCGCTCCTGAACAAGGTCGCGGGCGAGGACCGCGTGGTCGTCAACGAGCTGGCCGGCACGACCCGCGACCCGGTCGACGAGCTGATCGAGCTCGGCGGCATCACCTGGAAGTTCGTGGACACCGCGGGCATCCGCAAGAAGGTCCACCTCCAGGAGGGCGCGGACTACTACGCCTCCCTGCGCACCGCCGCCGCGGTCGAGAAGGCCGAGGTGGCCGTCGTCCTCATCGACACCACCGACAACATCTCGGTCCAGGACCAGCGGATCATCACGATGGCCGTCGAGTCCGGCCGCGCGCTCGTCATCGCCTACAACAAGTGGGACGAGCTGGACGAGGAGCGCCGCTACTACCTCGAGCGCGAGATCGAGACCGAGATGCAGCAGGTCGCCTGGGCGCCCCGGGTCAACGTCTCCGCGAAGACCGGCCGCCACATGGACAAGCTCGTCCCGGCGATCGAGACCGCGCTCGCGGGCTGGGAGACCCGTGTCCCCACCGGCCGCCTGAACGCCTTCCTCGGCGAGCTGGTCGCCGCCCACCCGCACCCGATCCGCGGCGGCAAGCAGCCCCGCATCCTGTTCGGCACGCAGGCGGGCACCAAGCCGCCGCGGTTCGTGCTCTTCGCCTCCGGCTTCCTCGAGGCGGGCTACCGCCGCTTCGTCGAGCGCCGGCTGCGCGAGGAGTTCGGCTTCGAGGGCACCCCGATCCACATCTCGGTGCGGGTGCGCGAGAAGCGCGGCCGCAAGAAGTGA
- a CDS encoding pseudouridine synthase has protein sequence MRSSSGRNSGNNGGSRGGQSGGRGGNSGGGGRGGSGGGGRAGSGGGYRGAGGGGGRDDQKRASNPRRPRPEERSYDVSGPSEAPKKGRGAAARGGAKGGPKAPQGGTPPRRGPHGQRQAPARSRELDATIEQRNRDRYAGRPEIKTPKTFPGAEQEGERLQKVLARAGMGSRRACEELIEQARVEVNGEIVLEQGKRVQPSDEIKVDGLTVATQSYLFFALNKPAGVVSTMEDPDGRQCLGDYVTNRETRLFHVGRLDTETEGIILLTNHGELAHRLTHPKYGVKKTYLAAITGPLPREVGKRLKDGIQLEDGYARADHFRVVEQTGKNYLVEVQLHEGRKHIVRRMLAEAGFPVEKLVRTAFGPIGLGDQKSGWLRRLTNTEVGMLMKEVGL, from the coding sequence ATGCGAAGCAGCAGCGGCAGGAACAGCGGAAACAACGGCGGGAGCCGTGGTGGCCAGAGCGGCGGCCGCGGCGGCAACAGTGGTGGCGGCGGCCGCGGTGGCAGCGGCGGCGGCGGCCGTGCCGGCAGCGGCGGCGGTTACCGCGGCGCCGGTGGTGGCGGTGGCCGCGACGACCAGAAGCGCGCGAGCAACCCGCGCCGGCCTCGCCCCGAGGAGCGCTCCTACGACGTGAGCGGCCCGTCCGAGGCTCCGAAGAAGGGGCGCGGCGCCGCGGCCCGCGGGGGCGCGAAGGGCGGCCCCAAGGCCCCCCAGGGCGGCACCCCGCCGCGTCGCGGCCCGCACGGGCAGCGGCAGGCCCCCGCCCGCTCGCGCGAACTCGACGCCACGATCGAGCAGCGCAACCGGGACCGGTACGCCGGCCGGCCGGAGATCAAGACCCCGAAGACCTTCCCGGGCGCGGAGCAGGAGGGCGAGCGGTTGCAGAAGGTGCTCGCCCGCGCCGGCATGGGCTCGCGCCGCGCCTGCGAGGAGCTCATCGAGCAGGCCCGCGTCGAGGTCAACGGCGAGATCGTCCTCGAGCAGGGCAAGCGTGTCCAGCCGAGCGACGAGATCAAGGTGGACGGCCTGACCGTCGCCACCCAGTCGTACCTGTTCTTCGCACTGAACAAGCCGGCCGGCGTCGTCTCCACGATGGAGGACCCGGACGGCCGCCAGTGCCTCGGCGACTACGTCACCAACCGTGAGACGCGGCTCTTCCACGTCGGCCGGCTGGACACCGAGACCGAGGGCATCATCCTGCTCACCAACCACGGCGAGCTGGCGCACCGCCTCACGCATCCGAAGTACGGCGTGAAGAAGACCTACCTGGCCGCCATCACGGGCCCCCTGCCGCGTGAGGTCGGCAAGCGGCTCAAGGACGGCATCCAGCTGGAGGACGGGTACGCGCGCGCGGACCACTTCCGGGTCGTGGAGCAGACCGGCAAGAACTACCTGGTCGAGGTGCAGCTGCACGAGGGCCGCAAGCACATCGTGCGGCGGATGCTCGCCGAGGCGGGCTTCCCGGTCGAGAAGCTGGTCCGCACCGCGTTCGGCCCGATCGGGCTCGGCGACCAGAAGTCGGGCTGGCTGCGCCGTCTGACGAACACCGAGGTCGGCATGCTGATGAAGGAGGTCGGCCTGTAG
- a CDS encoding DNA polymerase beta superfamily protein has product MTPDELVRDHTIYSCVMGSRAFGLATEGSDTDRRGVFLAPTPLFWRFDKPPAHVEGPREEEFSWELERFCELALRANPNVLECLHSPVVEHVDDTGRELLALREAFLSRQAHGTFVRYAAGQRKKLDADVRQYGAPRWKHAMHLLRLLMSCRDLLRTGELTIHVGDERDRLLAVKRGELTWPEVESWMSRLTEEADRASTRSPLPATPDHARVEDFLTRARRTSALHEL; this is encoded by the coding sequence ATGACTCCCGACGAACTGGTGCGCGACCACACGATCTACTCCTGCGTGATGGGGTCGCGTGCCTTCGGTCTGGCGACCGAGGGCAGCGACACCGACCGCCGGGGCGTCTTCCTCGCCCCGACCCCCCTCTTCTGGCGCTTCGACAAGCCGCCGGCGCACGTGGAGGGGCCGCGCGAGGAGGAGTTCAGCTGGGAGCTGGAGCGCTTCTGCGAGCTGGCGCTGCGCGCCAACCCGAACGTCCTGGAGTGCCTGCACTCCCCCGTCGTCGAGCACGTCGACGACACCGGCCGCGAACTGCTGGCCCTGCGAGAGGCGTTCCTCTCCCGCCAGGCGCACGGCACCTTCGTCCGCTACGCGGCCGGCCAGCGCAAGAAGCTCGACGCCGACGTCCGCCAGTACGGGGCCCCACGCTGGAAGCACGCGATGCACCTCCTGCGCCTCCTGATGAGCTGCCGCGACCTGCTGCGCACCGGCGAACTGACCATCCACGTCGGCGACGAACGCGACCGCCTCCTCGCGGTGAAGCGCGGCGAACTGACCTGGCCCGAGGTCGAGTCCTGGATGTCCCGCCTCACGGAGGAAGCCGACCGCGCCTCCACCAGGAGCCCCCTCCCCGCAACCCCCGACCACGCCCGAGTGGAGGACTTCCTCACCCGCGCCCGCCGCACCTCAGCCCTGCACGAGCTCTAG
- a CDS encoding ADP-ribosylglycohydrolase family protein, with the protein MITARTITKQAATGTLVGLALGDALGFPTEFSDVPAILAKCGPWRRMELPGGRGKAYVTDDTQMALAVARGLRTAVDRGVLAPLRLVRPLRDEFVDWYHSPDNNRAPGRTCMVACNLLDGDRPWQEASQIGSKGCGANMRVAPVGLVPGLSDEQRAGAAQLQSALTHGHPTALAASDLTARAVYLLTQGAEPLGLVGRLRSYAYENRSRYHHKWLGDLWTHSHDATPETFMERGWDECLAVLEKLAEVLRTADPEIDPCEYTGDGWIAEEALATALLCFLLFPDEPVTAIRRAACTRGDSDSIAALTGAFAGAHLGAGAWPKEWAERIEYRSELLTLGALWDA; encoded by the coding sequence GTGATCACTGCACGGACCATCACCAAGCAGGCAGCCACCGGGACCCTCGTCGGCCTGGCGCTCGGCGACGCGCTGGGCTTCCCCACCGAGTTCAGCGACGTCCCGGCCATCCTCGCCAAGTGCGGGCCCTGGCGGCGGATGGAGCTGCCCGGAGGGCGCGGCAAGGCGTACGTCACCGACGACACCCAGATGGCGCTCGCGGTCGCGCGGGGCCTGCGCACCGCCGTGGACCGGGGCGTGCTCGCCCCGCTGCGGCTCGTCCGGCCGCTGCGGGACGAGTTCGTCGACTGGTACCACTCCCCGGACAACAACCGCGCGCCCGGCCGTACGTGCATGGTCGCCTGCAACCTGCTCGACGGCGACCGCCCCTGGCAGGAGGCCAGCCAGATCGGCTCCAAGGGCTGCGGGGCGAACATGCGGGTCGCGCCGGTCGGCCTCGTCCCGGGCCTGAGCGACGAGCAGCGGGCGGGCGCGGCGCAGCTCCAGTCGGCGCTGACGCACGGCCACCCGACGGCCCTGGCCGCCTCGGACCTCACGGCCCGCGCGGTGTACCTGCTCACCCAGGGCGCGGAGCCGCTGGGCCTGGTCGGCCGGCTGCGCTCGTACGCGTACGAGAACCGCTCCCGCTACCACCACAAGTGGCTCGGCGACCTGTGGACCCACTCGCACGACGCGACGCCCGAGACCTTCATGGAACGCGGCTGGGACGAGTGCCTGGCCGTCCTGGAGAAGCTCGCGGAGGTGCTGCGGACGGCCGACCCCGAGATCGACCCCTGCGAGTACACCGGCGACGGCTGGATCGCCGAAGAGGCCCTGGCCACAGCCCTGCTGTGCTTCCTCCTCTTCCCCGACGAGCCGGTCACCGCGATCCGCCGCGCCGCCTGCACCCGAGGCGACTCCGACTCCATCGCCGCCCTGACCGGCGCCTTCGCCGGCGCCCACCTGGGCGCGGGCGCCTGGCCGAAGGAATGGGCCGAACGCATCGAATACCGCAGCGAACTCCTCACCCTGGGCGCCCTCTGGGACGCCTAA
- a CDS encoding AAA family ATPase → MKRYGHGLVLGRFRPPHAGHHHLVRTARDRCERLTVLVCGSAPDPLALDDRVAWLREVHRDVRIVAAADLTDPSAVPTTVLRAAVPERIDAVFSSEPYGDELARRLGAEAVCVDPGRSVFPVSGSAVRKDPVGWWDFLEPPVRAALTRRVVVLGAESTGATTLALALAEHYRRRGGVWARTRCVPDYTDEYRGRRPVGALRSEEYPLIAGGQAEREEQAARTGSPVLFCDADAFALTIRHERHLGGASEETARVAARGRGHLWLLTDHRGVRIPDRGEETSPSADGPPADRAALRAWTTARLLTQLAHTGRRAAVLTGPHEERLATAVAAVDALLAGGWHLNAEIP, encoded by the coding sequence ATGAAGCGCTACGGGCACGGGCTGGTCCTGGGGCGGTTCCGTCCGCCGCACGCCGGCCACCACCACCTCGTCCGCACCGCCCGCGACCGCTGCGAGCGGCTCACCGTCCTCGTCTGCGGCTCCGCCCCGGACCCGCTCGCCCTGGACGACCGGGTCGCCTGGCTGCGCGAGGTGCACCGGGACGTCCGGATCGTCGCCGCCGCCGACCTGACCGACCCGTCCGCCGTACCCACGACCGTCCTCAGGGCCGCCGTGCCGGAGCGGATCGACGCGGTCTTCAGCTCCGAGCCGTACGGGGACGAACTCGCGCGCAGGCTCGGCGCGGAGGCGGTCTGCGTGGACCCCGGGCGCAGCGTGTTCCCGGTCTCCGGCTCCGCCGTGCGCAAGGACCCGGTCGGCTGGTGGGACTTCCTGGAGCCTCCCGTGCGGGCCGCGCTGACCCGGCGGGTCGTCGTGCTCGGCGCGGAGTCCACCGGCGCCACCACGCTCGCCCTCGCCCTCGCCGAGCACTACCGGCGGCGCGGCGGGGTGTGGGCGCGGACCCGTTGCGTGCCGGACTACACGGACGAGTACCGGGGCCGGCGGCCGGTGGGCGCGCTGCGCTCGGAGGAGTACCCGCTGATCGCCGGCGGCCAGGCGGAGCGGGAGGAGCAGGCGGCCCGCACGGGCTCGCCGGTGCTGTTCTGCGACGCGGACGCCTTCGCCCTGACGATCCGGCACGAGCGGCACCTGGGCGGGGCGAGCGAGGAGACGGCCCGGGTGGCGGCGCGGGGCCGCGGGCACCTGTGGCTGCTCACCGACCACCGGGGCGTACGGATCCCGGACAGGGGCGAGGAGACGTCCCCGTCGGCCGACGGACCCCCGGCGGACCGTGCCGCGCTGCGGGCCTGGACGACCGCGCGGCTGCTCACGCAGCTCGCGCACACCGGCCGGCGGGCCGCGGTCCTCACCGGCCCGCACGAGGAACGGCTCGCGACCGCCGTCGCCGCCGTGGACGCCCTGCTGGCCGGAGGCTGGCACCTGAACGCGGAGATCCCATGA
- a CDS encoding YidB family protein: MAGSDLGGLLGGLLGGLLGGGGQGGGAQGGGGAGAVLGSLLGALMRGQGGSSAGAAPGSAAGAGNPLGGLLDLLTRSGLVDQAQSWIGSGQNKPVSGDEIARALPDETLRQVAQESGVSPQQAADEIARSLPQVVDKLTPNGQVPTESLEDIIRQQRL, encoded by the coding sequence ATGGCGGGAAGCGATCTCGGCGGTCTCCTCGGCGGTCTCCTCGGCGGTCTCCTCGGCGGCGGAGGCCAGGGCGGCGGCGCCCAGGGCGGCGGCGGAGCGGGCGCAGTCCTCGGCTCGCTGCTGGGCGCGCTGATGCGCGGTCAGGGCGGCTCGTCCGCGGGCGCCGCCCCGGGCTCCGCCGCCGGCGCCGGCAACCCGCTCGGCGGTCTGCTCGACCTGCTGACCAGGTCCGGCCTCGTCGACCAGGCCCAGTCGTGGATCGGATCCGGCCAGAACAAGCCCGTCAGCGGCGACGAGATCGCCCGGGCCCTGCCCGACGAGACGCTGCGCCAGGTCGCCCAGGAGTCCGGCGTCAGCCCGCAGCAGGCCGCCGACGAGATCGCCCGGTCGCTCCCGCAGGTCGTCGACAAGCTGACCCCGAACGGCCAGGTGCCCACGGAGTCGCTGGAGGACATCATCCGGCAGCAGCGGCTCTGA
- a CDS encoding prephenate dehydrogenase, producing MRTAVVIGTGLIGTSAALALSGRGVTVHLVDHDPSRARTAAALGAGTDEPAEGPVDLAIVAVPPAHVADTLAEAMRAGVARGYLDVASVKGGPKRELEALGLDLTAYIGTHPMAGKERSGPLAAGADLFEGRPWVLTPTRDTDTEVLNLALELVALCHAVPVVMDADAHDRAVALVSHTPQLVSSMVAARLERADETAIRLCGQGIRDVTRIAASDPRMWVDILSANPGPVADVLAGVAADLEETVTALRALQSSDEDKRRGGATGVEDVLRRGNAGRARVPGKHGTAPTQYETVAVLISDQPGELARIFADAGRAGVNIEDVRIEHATGQQAGLVQLMVEPSAAGSLGAALRERGWSLRTA from the coding sequence GTGAGAACCGCCGTCGTCATCGGAACCGGACTGATCGGCACCTCGGCCGCCCTCGCCCTCTCCGGGCGGGGCGTCACCGTCCACCTCGTCGACCACGACCCCTCCCGGGCCCGGACCGCCGCCGCGCTCGGCGCCGGCACGGACGAGCCGGCCGAGGGCCCGGTCGACCTCGCCATCGTCGCCGTCCCGCCGGCCCACGTGGCCGACACGCTCGCCGAGGCCATGCGCGCGGGCGTCGCGCGCGGCTACCTGGACGTGGCCAGCGTCAAGGGCGGCCCGAAGCGCGAGCTGGAGGCGCTGGGGCTCGATCTGACCGCGTACATCGGGACGCACCCGATGGCCGGCAAGGAGCGCTCCGGCCCGCTGGCCGCCGGCGCCGACCTGTTCGAGGGCCGGCCCTGGGTGCTCACCCCGACCCGCGACACCGACACCGAGGTCCTCAACCTCGCCCTGGAGCTGGTCGCGCTCTGCCACGCCGTGCCCGTCGTCATGGACGCCGACGCCCACGACCGCGCGGTCGCGCTGGTCTCGCACACCCCGCAGCTCGTGTCCTCCATGGTCGCGGCACGGCTGGAGCGCGCCGACGAGACGGCCATAAGGCTGTGCGGGCAGGGGATCCGGGACGTGACGCGGATCGCCGCGTCCGATCCGCGGATGTGGGTGGACATCCTGTCCGCCAACCCGGGACCGGTCGCGGACGTGCTCGCCGGCGTGGCCGCGGACCTGGAGGAGACGGTGACGGCGCTGCGCGCGCTGCAGTCGTCCGACGAGGACAAGCGGCGCGGCGGGGCGACCGGCGTCGAGGACGTCCTGCGCCGCGGCAACGCGGGCCGGGCCAGGGTCCCCGGCAAGCACGGTACGGCGCCGACGCAGTACGAGACCGTCGCGGTGCTGATCAGCGACCAGCCGGGCGAGCTGGCGCGCATCTTCGCCGACGCGGGACGCGCGGGCGTCAACATCGAGGACGTCCGCATCGAGCACGCGACGGGCCAGCAGGCGGGCCTGGTGCAGCTCATGGTGGAGCCGTCGGCGGCGGGCAGCCTCGGCGCGGCCCTCCGGGAGCGCGGCTGGTCGCTCCGTACGGCCTAG
- the cmk gene encoding (d)CMP kinase, with amino-acid sequence MPHTVESVIVAIDGPSGTGKSSTSKAVAAKLGLRYLDTGAQYRAITWWMITNGVDVEDAQAVAVAAAKPVIVSGTDPAAPSISVDGLDAAGPIRTQEVTSKVSAVSAVPEVRTLITDLQRSIAAQADGGIVVEGRDIGTTVLPDADLKVFLTASPEARAARRSGELKGADVHATKEALIKRDAADSSRKTSPLAKADDAVEVDTTELTLDQVIECVVTLVEEKRAAVK; translated from the coding sequence GTGCCCCACACCGTGGAATCCGTGATCGTCGCCATCGACGGGCCCTCCGGCACGGGCAAGTCGAGCACCTCGAAGGCGGTCGCCGCCAAGCTCGGGCTGCGCTACCTGGACACCGGCGCCCAGTACCGGGCGATCACCTGGTGGATGATCACCAATGGTGTGGACGTCGAGGACGCGCAGGCCGTCGCCGTCGCCGCCGCCAAGCCGGTGATCGTCTCCGGCACCGACCCGGCCGCCCCGTCGATCAGCGTGGACGGGCTCGACGCCGCCGGCCCGATCCGTACCCAGGAGGTCACCTCCAAGGTCAGCGCCGTCAGCGCCGTCCCCGAGGTGCGCACCCTCATCACCGACCTGCAGCGCTCCATCGCCGCCCAGGCGGACGGCGGCATCGTCGTCGAGGGCCGGGACATCGGCACCACCGTGCTGCCCGACGCGGACCTCAAGGTCTTCCTCACCGCGTCCCCCGAGGCCCGCGCCGCCCGCCGATCCGGCGAGCTCAAGGGCGCCGACGTGCACGCCACCAAGGAAGCCCTGATCAAGCGGGACGCGGCCGACTCCAGCCGCAAGACCTCGCCGCTCGCCAAGGCCGACGACGCCGTCGAGGTCGACACCACCGAGCTCACGCTCGACCAGGTCATCGAGTGTGTCGTCACCCTCGTCGAGGAGAAGAGGGCGGCCGTCAAGTGA
- a CDS encoding Rieske (2Fe-2S) protein, translating into MTSEPTPRRSVLLAGAGSVAALAATGCGSDSDSGGAATPTPTTARPTSPETSASPTGLPTGPTSASPPVPGELARTSEIPVGGGKVFADRKVVVTQPEAGEFKAFSAICTHQGCTVNKVADGTIDCPCHGSKYRIADGSVAAGPAPRPLPAEQITVSGNSITLDG; encoded by the coding sequence ATGACTTCTGAACCCACCCCCCGCCGCTCCGTGCTGCTGGCCGGCGCGGGCTCGGTCGCCGCGCTCGCCGCGACGGGCTGCGGCTCGGACAGCGACTCGGGCGGGGCGGCTACGCCGACCCCGACGACGGCCCGGCCGACGAGCCCGGAGACGTCCGCCTCGCCCACCGGCCTGCCCACCGGTCCGACCAGCGCGTCGCCGCCGGTGCCCGGTGAGCTGGCCCGCACGTCGGAGATCCCGGTGGGCGGCGGCAAGGTCTTCGCGGACCGCAAGGTCGTCGTCACCCAGCCCGAGGCGGGCGAGTTCAAGGCCTTCTCGGCGATCTGCACGCACCAGGGCTGCACGGTCAACAAGGTCGCGGACGGCACGATCGACTGCCCCTGCCACGGCTCGAAGTACCGCATCGCCGACGGCTCGGTGGCCGCGGGCCCGGCCCCCCGCCCCCTGCCGGCCGAGCAGATCACCGTCTCCGGAAACTCGATCACGCTGGACGGCTGA
- a CDS encoding lysophospholipid acyltransferase family protein → MYGFWKPRVLGAWRVPASGPVILAVNHAHNIDGPMLMGTAPRPVHFLIKKEAFVGPLGSFLEGIGQLKVDRASVDRTAIANALGVLEQGGVLGIFPEGTRGEGDFASLRAGLAYFAVRSGAPIVPVAVLGSTETPGRLIKALPRLRSRVDVVFGDAFQAGDGSGRRTRKALDDATVRIQEQLTAHLKNARRLTGR, encoded by the coding sequence ATGTACGGCTTCTGGAAGCCGCGCGTCCTCGGCGCCTGGCGGGTGCCGGCGTCCGGTCCCGTGATCCTCGCGGTCAACCACGCGCACAACATCGACGGCCCCATGCTCATGGGCACCGCCCCGCGCCCCGTGCACTTCCTCATCAAGAAGGAGGCGTTCGTCGGCCCGCTGGGCAGCTTCCTCGAGGGCATCGGGCAGCTCAAGGTGGACCGCGCGAGCGTCGACCGCACCGCGATAGCGAACGCCCTCGGCGTCCTGGAGCAGGGCGGCGTCCTCGGGATCTTCCCGGAGGGCACCCGCGGCGAGGGAGACTTCGCCTCGCTGCGTGCCGGCCTCGCGTACTTCGCCGTCCGCAGCGGTGCCCCGATCGTCCCGGTCGCTGTCCTGGGAAGCACCGAGACGCCCGGACGGTTGATCAAGGCACTGCCGCGGCTCCGCAGCCGCGTCGACGTCGTCTTCGGCGACGCCTTCCAGGCGGGCGACGGCAGCGGCCGACGCACCCGCAAGGCGCTGGACGACGCCACCGTACGTATTCAGGAGCAGCTCACCGCGCACCTGAAAAACGCCAGGCGTCTCACCGGACGCTGA
- a CDS encoding DUF952 domain-containing protein, which produces MLLHVVPLDEWSAAPEAAYAPPSLSAEGFVHCSPDETTALAIADAHYRDVPGPLLVLVVDESRLAAEVRWEGSEDSLFPHVYGPIERAAVTALLEVRRDADGRARELTPWV; this is translated from the coding sequence ATGCTGCTCCATGTCGTACCGCTGGACGAATGGTCCGCGGCCCCCGAGGCCGCCTACGCCCCACCGTCGCTCTCCGCCGAGGGCTTCGTGCACTGCTCGCCGGACGAGACGACGGCGCTGGCGATCGCCGACGCGCACTACCGGGACGTGCCGGGGCCGCTGCTCGTCCTCGTCGTGGACGAGTCGCGGCTGGCGGCGGAGGTCCGCTGGGAGGGCTCGGAGGACTCGCTCTTCCCGCACGTGTACGGGCCGATCGAGCGGGCGGCGGTGACCGCGCTCCTGGAGGTGCGGCGGGACGCGGACGGCCGTGCGAGGGAGCTGACCCCCTGGGTCTAG
- a CDS encoding NUDIX hydrolase yields MSTARAPEGYDKYAFEPFAVTVDLAVLTVREQRLHVLLVERGQEPYAGTWALPGGFVLPRESSEQAARRELAEETGLSDAGVSGLHLEQLRTYSDPDRDPRMRVVSVAYTALVPDDLPEPRGGGDAAQARWLPYGGHGPLAFDHDRILADARERVGAKLEYTCLATAFCPPEFTLGELREVYETVWGVELDRPNFRRKVLATPGFVRAVEGPPRLTGGRGKPAALYRAGSATALHPPLLRPEGRSST; encoded by the coding sequence ATGAGCACCGCCCGGGCACCCGAGGGCTACGACAAGTACGCCTTCGAGCCCTTCGCCGTCACCGTCGACCTCGCGGTCCTGACCGTCCGCGAGCAGCGGCTGCACGTGCTGCTCGTCGAACGCGGGCAGGAGCCGTACGCGGGGACCTGGGCGCTGCCCGGCGGCTTCGTACTGCCGCGGGAGTCCTCCGAGCAGGCCGCGCGGCGCGAGCTGGCCGAGGAGACCGGCCTCTCCGACGCCGGCGTCTCGGGGCTCCACCTGGAGCAACTGCGGACGTACAGCGACCCGGACCGGGACCCGAGGATGCGGGTGGTCTCGGTCGCGTACACCGCGCTGGTGCCGGACGACCTGCCGGAGCCGCGCGGCGGCGGCGACGCGGCGCAGGCGCGCTGGCTGCCGTACGGGGGGCACGGGCCGCTCGCCTTCGACCACGACAGGATCCTCGCCGACGCGCGCGAACGGGTCGGCGCCAAGCTCGAGTACACGTGTCTCGCCACCGCCTTCTGCCCGCCCGAGTTCACCCTCGGCGAGCTGCGGGAGGTCTACGAGACGGTCTGGGGCGTCGAGCTCGACCGCCCCAACTTCCGGCGCAAGGTCCTCGCCACGCCCGGCTTCGTCCGGGCGGTCGAGGGGCCACCGCGCCTCACCGGCGGACGGGGGAAACCGGCCGCTCTGTACCGGGCGGGCAGCGCCACGGCGCTGCACCCGCCCCTGCTGCGACCGGAAGGACGGTCATCCACGTGA